The Setaria viridis chromosome 9, Setaria_viridis_v4.0, whole genome shotgun sequence sequence AAATATGTTAGCCTACAAAATATATCTTTCCATAGTCCTAATCAGTTAGAACTGAATGAGAGAAGAATTGGCGTCTAAACATCAGCACAAAAAGAGCAGAAATGTCAGATTGTGAAAATGTGAGGCCCAGCAACAAGGGCTTTCTATAAAAATAGTGTGCATCAAAGCAAAAGGACCTAGGGTACACATCAGCTATTTGAATTTAGTAAGGAACTGCATAAGAAACTATGATCTGCAACATTAGAATGAACTATACCTTTGAAAAGGTGGCCTGTTCAAATTCAGCCTTCTCATTATTAAATCTTTCACTTTGTTGCAAGCACTTGTCAGCTTCTTGTTTCAACTTGTCGAAGGATTGCGTTTTCCTAACAACCTCTTCCTAAATAAGAAATATAACAACTTAGTAAAAAAGAAGTAAAGTTGTTTAGTAATTTCGTGACTGGGGGCAATTCAGGCAAATCAACTCTATATCCATCTGCACCTTGACAAACAATTCGCACTGCAGATCTCTTTAAATTCAACATAACTATAGCTTATCAAGATTTTTCATAATTGCAAGTAGTCAGAAATGGATGAGATAAAGCAAAGGGACATACACTCAAGCGGATATTTGCATCCATAAGAAAATCCAGAATCTCAGATATAGTTTGCTGCGCATTAGGTGATGGCTGCAGCTTCCAACGCCATTCCAGCTTGGTACCTTGTTTTTCAAAAGTCCATGATAGCTATGAAACAAGAAAACAAGTTTTCAGCGAAAATCCAAGAAGCAAGGATGTGGAGTTTCCATAAGATGGAAGATAGTAGGTGCATAATAACCATATAAGCCTAAATCAACTCAAAGTGCAGTGCATTTCGTATTCAAGATGGTAAGACCAATAAAAAGGTTAGCAACCTTACTTATCCCTAATGTGAGTAACTTGTAACAGTGACAGCTCGACTAATTACTAAGCCTAGCTCCAAACAATCAAATGTGAAGGAAGTACATCAATCCTGGAGCTAGGTCTGAAGGGGTTTATCAGAACATGGCCTTACAGGTACTACCAAATCAGCATTCAGTCGCCCTTTAATCCAACAATATTTATAACTTTCGTTTTCTGAAGAACTGTCAAGTGCACACGCATCCGAATTTCAGAACAGATTGGTAGGTCCCTTGAAAGCTCCAAATCCAAAATTGTAGATAGAAGGGGCAACTTAAATTAAGTGCCCTCTCAGCAAATTCACATCGGAAAGACCAAAATCCTCAAACGTATGGGCAAATTGACCTAAACGAGGGTCAAACATAACCGTGCACCTGAAATGAAATCGAACAGAGCAGTTCCAAGTTGCTCTAAAATCAGTAAACCTACTTATTCAGTTGACTCAATGACTCCTATATGTACCCATGGAATGGGCCAGTTCAGTGGACGGGGAAGGAAGATGAATTGGTTAAACGGAGGGGAACGAACTGACCCTGCGATTGCCCTTGCCGGCGTCGTGGAAGGAGTAGGTGGAGTCGGGCTGGTGAAAGGCGAGGTAGCGCTCGGCGAGGGCGAGGTACTCGGCCACGGGCTGGTCCCACTGCTCGGCGCGGAGGCGCACCTCGGCGTCGGAGGCGTCGGCGAcccaggcgccggcgccgtccgtGACGGCGAGGGAGAAGCGGGTGGGGAGCCACGTGGCCCTGACGaacaccgcgccgccgccggccgccgccgccgccttggggtcctccaccgccaccgacAGCTTCGCGCAGCTgtgcctcggcgccgccgcgggggtcGTCGCTGCCATGGTCGTCGAGCCCGAAGTGGGAGGTTTTTTTTGGACCGTCCGATGATGCAATGTGTCTAGAACTCAGATCGCGGGTTCAAGAGATGCGCCACGCGGCCACGCGGGAAACTAGCCATTCTCGCTTGTCTGTGAATGAGTCAACTGCCATTGTGTATATAGGTAAACATTTCTGGAACATAAAAAATATTCTACGTATCCAACTACCAGAAAATGTTGAAAGAAACTTTAGAATGTAAGGTTTATTTGTTGCTGCAAAACATAAGATTCAATGTTGCACACCCGAATGATACTGTAGCCTACCGAATGAACCAGGAATTAGCCTACCGTAAGCGGTATATGCTTCATGACCATGATGAACAACCACAGTTCCTGACCTGAAATTGTGAAGTTTAAATGTTCAAGTGCTGTTTCAGTCTGACAAAGCATTTACTTATCCTGAAATCGACTATTTCTCATTGCAGCTTGAGCTTCTGGGATGTGCGAGTTCTGAAGCAACAAGATGCTGGTGTTATGAAAGCAACCTGTTATTTTCTTTTTACTGTTATCTTATATGAGGCATGGCAAAAATACTGCATCCTTGGTTGACACTTGACAGTCGATAGTCGCCTGTTGCTATTGTTTCTCTGTTGACCGTAATTTGTGTTAGACATGTTGCAGTGAGCATTCTACAGTGTTGAGTATTCTTAAGTGTATTCAGTTCAGATCCATGCTCCTCCTCTCACTGGTGATCTCAGCCCGCTAATCGTTCCTCTGTTTGACTTTTGCCAAATGCGTTTAAGTTGGAGAAACGCTGATCCGAATTATACGCTTGTCATCCAGAAGAtggaaataaaagaaagaaacaaaatgtaCAGGGTAGCTAGCTcattcaagaatcaagatggTGTGGGTTCTAGTTAAGGATAGATTTAGTATTGGAGATTACATCTGGTATCTTCTTCATTAATTGCTTTGCCGCCAAAAAATGAGGTAGCAACAAATAAATGACATGGAAACGTATTTGATTTGTGCTTGCCTTCTTCTTTCTTGTATAAACACCAGATCCAAACTAGACATAcgggaggactggaggagagCTTCTCCACATCACTTCCCCATGGCGcttgtcaagaagaagaagggtgcCGGTGCTGTGCTGCTAGCGGCGGCTCTCACGGCGGCCATCCTCCTCCCTGCCGCATCCGTGTATTCCTCCTCCGtgatgagtagtcgaagccgACCACACGCCAGGTACCGAACCTACATCGTCTACCTCCGGAAGCCACAGAACGCCGACGCCATGGCCGACGAAGATGCGCACCGTCGTTGGCACGAGTCTTTCCTGCCGAGCACTCTGACTGACTCCGGCGAGCCACGCCTCCTCAGATCCTTCTACCGGTACGGGATTTACGGCTTCACCGCGAGGCTGACCGTCGCCGAGCATGCGGTGGTGGCCAAGAAGCCAGGGTTCGTGAGCTCGCGGCAGTTGCTGCGTCGAACAAGGGATGCTTTGCACTGGGTGCCGAGTCGCCAAGGTGCCGATCGGAAGGTAGCTACTAGCTTCGAGATAGCTAGGATTGTGCAACGATTTCTGATGTAAGTTGACCTGGTTCCTAGCAAAAATAAAAGCGCagtgatttctctttttttctactCTGCTTTAATCTGAGTTCAATTTCCCTTATGCATCGGGTTTATATACATTTATTTATCTTGGGAGTTGGAATTCCTCTATGCAAATCTAGTATGTACAAAAGTTCTTTTTTATGTAACAGGAGTGGAAAGTCTACAGAATGAGGCAGCTCAAGGAGCACCCAGAAGAGAACAAGCAGCGCCTGAGCGATGCTAGCCGCTGCCAGTCTGAATCCCAACCAGCTGAGATAGAGAAAATGGAGATGGCATCAAGTGATCTAATGCCAGTCTTATTGTATAATTTCATCGTGCTGTTACCAAGACTATCATGTCATTTTTCCAATGGAACGAAACTGTCACTCTCAATATATAGTGTATAGTTTCATTGAACAGTTTCATAGACAGTCTGCGTCATTTAATTTTTACGTGgagttatgatcaaatgtgtcTTGCAATGAAACTATAACATCCTCAAATGAAACTCTCCTTTCCTTTCTCCTCAACATAATTAACCTGCCAAGTCAGCCGTTTTGCTGATATGTCATAGGGTTTAATACCCATGAACTCGTGCCCATTGTGACTGGCCTATAAAGAGAGATGGCATCGGGGAACCATATGACCGGTCTGAAATAGAGAGGACGGTGAGAGATGTGATTGAGAAAATCACTTGCATGATTGGCATGCGCAGGGGATAATGTTGCAAGATCAGGACCACTGTTACATGACAAGTCTGAACCTTGCAGTCGCCTTGAGCACCTGTTTCAGGTGTAACTAAACTTGAGAagttccttttcaaaaaaaacatgatAAGTTCATTATAATGGTGAGGTTTGTCTAATCCTGAGGTACCAGTACTTACCGAGCCAAGATCTATCTGACACCGTGGATAGTGATGCAAAGAATTCTGGTGAGGATAATTCACCAGGTACGTGCAGTCAACAGAGAAGGTAGACACAGGACATCCCAAGTGTGCATGcaaaaccaccaccaccagcagcagctagctCTAGATGTTGAGAAAGAAGCACATGACGGAAGGACCAAATAGAACCAAGAGACAAGAGAAACGTAGTGAAACGAAAACGACTATATACTAGCAATCCGGTACAAGGAGCATGCTTCAATCAGTGTAGTAGAGTGACTTGTCAAGACATGGACATGATCTGATGATGCTTTGGGCGTAGATGGAGGATTTAAGGTGACCCTCTCGAGGCCTATGCTATGATCCAAAAGGATGCGTACGTGCGTGCCAGTCAACGACCCCTGTAAAAAAGCAATGAACAAAACAGAATCAGAGACGTGACATTTTTTTAGACGAAGCAAGCCAAAGTTCTGATCTCTGCAACAAGGCGATACTTCCAGACGTTACAAAAGAAAGTACGAGCTTTTGGAGCTCAACCGATCGGTGATTCATACATGTGGCGCCGTGCGTCCGTAGCAGCGGCCGGGCAAGAGATCGATCCCGGCGCTACGGCTCTACGCTATCGGCAGCAAGGCCAGGTGGCGTCAGCCTATGACCCAGAACATTATTAGCTTAACCTCTCGCATAAACAATGTCTTCGTGTGGCCATGACTTAACCTCACTCGGGATCCACTAAACTTGAGCAACCCTCTCGAAAAGAAACCTTTAACATCTGCTCAAAGTCCAAGTACTACTTACTACTACTCTACTACAGCATAATCTAAAGCCAAAAAGAGCCTCCCAACTGCCGAGACCGGCTGACGCACACGATCCAAACACGAAAAGGCACCAACGGAAACCTGCGCCGTGGCGTCCGCTGTAGCTTGATCCTTAAGCTTGGAATCCCGGACGCCATGtggtgacgacgacgatggctcGCTCGCCCAAAGGTTCGGTTCGCCGATGCTCGACgagcctcctcctctccctccctttccCCCGTCCCGAGTGGGGGGCAAAAGCCACCGCGCTTTTGTCTGCAGCCGAATCGCTTCACGTCGCGGATCCGTCGTCGTCAGGGCATGTCGCCGCCACACAGCCAAGCCAACGAGCGATCGCCCGGTCGCGCGCGGCCCCGTCGCTTGGCCATGCTCGCGCGCGAGCGCGAGCGCACCAGAGAGGACGAGGACCAGATCGCCCTGTCGCTTGCCGTCTCCAAAAGGAAAAGGTGACGCGAATAGCATCTGATCGGGCGCCTTTTCCGATCCGCGCCCGAGATCTCCCTGCTAGTCCGCTGTCGAGTCCGGCTCTCGGCGTCCGCTCCTACCATTCTCCGCTCGCTAGCGGCTAGCTGCTGGGTATATTAGTCGCGTGCTCACGCTCACGAAGGGTGTGGCCGGCCGTGTGGGAGCAAGTTGAGCTCATGACCGCCGACCAGTGACCGTGCATGGCGCCGCGTCCAGCGCTTCATGGCTGTCGAGGGGAATGATGTCCGGTCCGAAGGCGCCTGCGGCGGCGAGGCACCGCGGCTTCGGACCAGGCTTCATTCCCCATGACTCATGGAATGGCAGCGATCCCGCGACCGCGAGCTTGTCGTCGTGAGCTCATCAGACCGACGCCGCGCGGTCTCTGCGACGAACGTACGTGTGGAGTAGCAGGGAAGATGGCCACACCCTCCTGAGCAGGTAGGCATATGCAAGCTGCTTCGGGtgaacttttttcttttccattttggGAGCTGAATAGCACGTTTGCAGGGGATTTCAGCTTCTTCAGAGATCTGAAGTCTCGAGACTGGCTGACAGACATCAGCAAATGAGCATTGCCGCCGGTACAGGCGAGAACTGCCCTGCAACTGAAGGTTTTGCCAGATTCTGCTTGGCTTTAAAGATGAGTTAACCAGGGCaagacaaaaaaagaagaaggcaCCAGCAGCGATATTCACTTCATCTGCCTGATTTCAAGCTGATGCTGCAGTTACTGAACACGGAAAGCAACATCACTGGCTACCTTACTGCACTCCCCATAAGATAAAGAAGAGGACAAAGGTTCGGTTCAGAGACTTCAGAGCAGGGTTCCAAATCCGTGCAGGACCCAAAGCACAAGTCGTGCTGTAATTTAGACCCCAAGCACCTGAACAGTGCAATTACGTTACGAGGAACCGAAAAATATACTGACGAAGAATGTCTTCTATTTCATCAGGTGCTAACCCGGAGTCTGCAATGAACATTGACGTTGCACTGGAGAGCTACTCTGTTATTATTGAAGATGATCAAGCTGTAATATATGCTTCCTGTACTTGATTTCGAGCAGATGCTGCAACCTGCAGCCGCTGGTTCAACATAGAACAAAACATCACTAGTTTCATACTGCTAAAAGTAATAAAGAGAAAGATTCCATGTCGAGCAGGGTCATCGTGAatgaaatactccctccgtccatttATCCAACTCGCTTTAGGGTCGTGCGCAGTGACAAGGGGGGCCGGTGGATCCCCGATTGTCATTAAATCGCGGCTTTCCTTTAACTCCACCGGCGACTGTTGAATTACCGAGTACTCTGCTAATCCCACTTCAAACACCATTACCGTGCGCGCCAggctcctttccttttcttctttgccCAGCAACGCGATTACCGCGcaatttcctttccttttcaccGTACCCGGCATCGTGCGCGCAATtctcttcctttccttttcttctttgccGCGCGATGCCTTCAGTTTTAGTCGCTGCAAccaaaattgaaaagaaaatttCTTTTGCCGCCAAGTGCCCATCGACAGACATCCCACCTAGCGTTGCACGGTCTATATAAGACGCCCAGTAGGGGTAACTATCGGTATTCAGATCGCTGAACCCTTCCATCTCTCTTTATCTCTCATTCATGCTGTAGCACACCAACAATGCCCGGGCTAGAGATCAACTTGAACCAAAATCCACCAGAATCAGCCTTTCCGTAGATTGGGATGACATAGGGGAGTGGGATGATACTGCCAATGAACTCGATTATGACATGGTCTGGAATGGTGAATATCAAGGTGATTAGTTAACCATGATCCACAATGTGTTGTGTCTTCCTTCTGTGCATGATCTGAATTTTTTTGTGTGCCTGTGTTCCATGTCATAGGTGATCAAGATAGAGATGGACGAACTGAAGGAGTGCAAGTACCTGTTGCCGATGGCCAAGGAGTagatggagatcaagatgatgctgCAGCAGATGGCGTGCAAGCATAGGGTCTTTCAAATGGTGATTTTCAGTTTCCTATGTTAATCCTTTTAGATCAACTACCTGTGTTTTTTTTGGCATTTAGTTAAAAATTTTCAGTGATTTGTTGGTTGGATCAGGTTCAGTTTTCAGATATTTTCAATCACTCGTCGGGTTCAGGTTCAGTTTTAGCTATCTCTACTAATCACAGTACATGCTTCTGGTTTACAGGTTCCAATAATAACAAACAGAGGTTCTACTCGGATGACTTAAAGATCGCCATATACCTAGAGCTATTGGCAAAAACTGATCCTCCTATTCTGCACCGCGGGGTTTCATAGGGTGTTGCACGAAAATTTGATGTGCCTCTAAGAGTTGTGCAGTCCATTTGGAAAAATGGACAAACTGGCGCAATAAATGGTGTTGTGAATAGATGGTCTAAGAATTGTGGTAGGAAAAGAATAGAAATAGACTTGGAATCTATAAAAGATATTCCTCTTAGTCAACACACCAGATCTTGCTAATGTATTGGGTGTCAAGAAGAGCACACTTCGTAACCATTTCAAGGAAGGCTATTTTCATCGTTACACTAATGACCTCAAGTTTAGCTTGCCCGATGAAAACAAGAAGGCCCGCATCAAGTATTATTTATCCATGCTGAATGATCAGTCTTTGTCTTTTAAACTAATGTACAATGTCGTGTACATCGATGGAAGGTGGTTCTATAGGATTCGTAGGAACCAAAAATATTACCTTGCAAATGATGAAGAAAGACCACAATGAGCAGTTAAAAGTAAAAAATTTATTGAGAAAGTGATGTTCCTAGCTGTGGTTATGAGGCCTGGATTTGATGACAATGGTCAATGCATTTTTGATGGTAAACTAAGCATTTTTTCCCTTTGTGAAAGTAGAGCCAACAAAAAGATGGAGTCCAAATAGGGAAGCAGGTACTAAAAAATGCAAATTTTTTTGCATATCCTGCATGAATCATGAGTTTTATTAACAATGTTTACATCTGTAGGTACCCTTATAACAAAAGCCATGACGTCGGTAACAAAAGAAGTTAGCGGAGATTTCCTTGTGAACAAGGTTCTACCAGCAGTCAAAGCAATGTGGCTTGCAGAAGAAAAAGGATTGCCCATATACATACAACAAGATAATGCTAAGATTCACATTGATGTGAATGACCCTGCATTTGTTCAGGTTGCCCAAGCAGATGGTTGGGATATTAGGCTCACATGCCAACCTTCCAATTCTCCTGACCTTAATGTGTATTGGATCTCAGTTTTTTTCAGCAATTCAGGTACTGTTTGAAAAGGGAACACCAAACAACATTAATAACATTGTGGCAAAGGTTGATAAGGCGTATTAGGACTATCCTATGCAAAGGGCCAACCATATTTTTCTAACCCAGCAGGGTTGCATGATGGAGATCATGAAGCACAATGGAGGCCAGCACTACAACATCCCTCACATGAAGAAGAAAACTCTAGAGCTACAAGGACATCTTCCAACTACTCTAAGTTGCTCTTTGCAACTTCACAATCAAGCCATGCAGTTTATCGCTAGTTAGAATTAGAAGTTATGTATGATGCTTTTTTTGTCGCTTCGGTTCGAGTAATGGAAACTGCAAGCAATATTATCCCTTGTTTTTCATATGCAATTCATCTTGAACATGAAAATTTTCATCCATTAGCTAACATAACTTACAGTACGCTAAACTCAACACTAAAATTGCTCCAACTAATACTAGGACTAATACGAGGAAGGGAAAATAATCTTAAACATGGATCTCTTAGTTTTTTCAAGCTTCTCAGCGTCCAGACCTCTATCTGGAATCTTTGGCAATCCATTAGAAACATTACAATACCCACGACCAATCCAAAACAGGGTTGTTGCAGACCAATCCAAAGTAGGGTTGTTGCAGCATCATTGACGTCCTCCTCATGGCGTCCATACAAGAGAGGCAATAACACAAGGAACATCAAACTAGAGGCTTCATGATTCACCTTGTCGGATTGAAACTTGTTAACATCAGTTGAAGCCAGCTTCACTAGGGCATACACGGCGTCAGGTTCGTCGACTTCGGCGTCAGGTTCGTCGACTTCGGCGATGTCCATCTAGGAGTCCGGCACCTCAGTCTCACCTGCAAAAGTATCCATCATGGACTGCACCTCACTATCGGCCATGGGATCTTCATCTTTATCAATAGAATCTGGTACCTAGTTGACACCACACACATAATGGATctcatcatcgtcgtcctgGCGATCCATcgcatgcaggcatgcagcagcgtggcggcgtggagccactcggcgtcgcggcggcgtgGATCGACTCGGCGGTACGGAGGCGTGGTGTGCTGGACACTTTCACGAAGGCTAACGGAAGGGAACGGAGGCGGTATTTGAAGCAATGGGAGGACAGTGCCGCATCAATTGCCGCGTTTCGTACGAGGAGTCCGAGCGCCTAGGGACGAGGTCCGTAGCTTAAACGACACTGACTCTTgaaaaacttttttttctcaGATGACTCCGATAAATGGAAGGAGTATAATTGAACTAGCAAGCAAAAATTCCCAGCTTGGTCACGAGTGTCAATGTACGACCACATCACAAGGGCATAACATTACAAGAACTGAAAACCAAAACCTTTTATGAGTCGGCCAATACCTTTTATGAGTCGGCCAATGCCTCCCTAGTAGATGTACCTATTGCAATCAGTGGTTCATACCAAAACTTGTATGACTGGCAAGAATAATAGGAAAGTAGCAAGGGTAAAAACTGAGATACACTTTATGCCATTTTAAATAATATTGACTGAGCAAACATTAAAATCACCACAAGACGCTTCCAATCCACATCAATACCATGTTACAGTAAGAAATTGTGTTGGTTACCGTCTGGGAACAAAGGAACAGATATATTCTGAGACAAAATACAGCATTATAGATAACATCAGTACAGCTTTACTACAAAATTGTCATTGCAAATCGTGCAAAACTTTTCTTTGGGAGTTCTCTTAAAAAAAGGCCTTTATTCACATCTAATCAAGCTGCTTCGTCCAATCGAAGGGCTCCCAGTCCTTCATGAAGCTAGCAACAGCTTGCTTCTGGTTATCCATGGACTCATGCCTTCGGCGACGGTGCATGTCCTCCTCTGGCAACTGGAGCATCCCTCTGATGACATTCAATCCAAATCCAGCGCTGAACTTGCTTTCATCATCTATTACATGTACAAACCCACGGTCCAGTCCAAACTCCACATGGAAGTAGGCAAAGTTCTCCGGGATGGCTTGCCTTAAGTTGCGGCTTGCGCTTGTCGGGATAACCTTCTTCATCTCATGCTGGGTCCATTCTTCTTCAGCTTCATCAATTGCCTGGAGTATACGTGATTAATCTCATTATTACAACCTAAAAACAGGAGAATATTCTCTGTTATGCAGGTAGCAATAGACAACTGACCTTTTTGAAGTACATTGGGGCGTTGCTTGAAACATCACAAGGGACAGGGATACACTCAATCATGCAATGTCTCCTTTGTCTGGCCAGGCTTATGACAGTCTCCATAAACACTACATCCTTGTCCTGCTGCGCGAACATCTTCAGCAGGCACTTCTTGAAGTTGCGAATCTCCCCCCAAACATTCTGATCAACGGTTCTTGTTGCAGACTCATGCTGCAACCATTAACAAAATTGTTGATAATTTAGATTTTAGAGACTGATTTTCTGTTCACAAGAGATGCAATAAAAACAGAAAGTTCCAGAAAGATGGCCTATTCAAAGGCACAGACAA is a genomic window containing:
- the LOC117838382 gene encoding DNA repair protein XRCC4; translated protein: MAATTPAAAPRHSCAKLSVAVEDPKAAAAAGGGAVFVRATWLPTRFSLAVTDGAGAWVADASDAEVRLRAEQWDQPVAEYLALAERYLAFHQPDSTYSFHDAGKGNRRLSWTFEKQGTKLEWRWKLQPSPNAQQTISEILDFLMDANIRLSEEVVRKTQSFDKLKQEADKCLQQSERFNNEKAEFEQATFSKFVAVLNSKKTKLRQLRDKVAELESADKPPKEEEEENSTDRTEQFEGGSDKEASVNDEPSETGSGDHHSSPEKSAATSQGRGRGRKRAKN